Genomic DNA from Luteitalea sp.:
CGTTTACCCTCGCGCGAGTGTCTCGCCGGGGTGCTCGCATACCAGGCCTGAACGCGATGGCGCTTCCTCCTCGGTGACGGCCGTCCTATTTCAGCGGCCCGTTTGCGTCTCGATCAGCTCTGCACACTCGACAGTATGCGCTGACCCTTACTGGCGCTCTCCTCCCGAAGCTGTCCGACGAGCTCGTCGACGGAAAAGCTGCCGAGATCACCCTCGCTGCGGCTGCGGACCGCCACGGTGCGCTCCGCCGCCTCCCGGTTGCCGACGACGAGCATGTACGGCACCTTCTGGAGCTGCGCCTCCCTGATCTTGTACCCGATCTTCTCGGTTCGATCGTCGAGGCCCGCGCGGAGCTCCGCCCGTTCGAGCGTTGCATGAACCTGCCGCGCGTACTCGACGTGCTTGTCCGAGATAGGTAACACCAGGACCTGTACCGGCGCAAGCCACAGCGGGAAGGCCCCCGCATAGTGCTCGATGAGCAGCGCGATGAAACGCTCGAAGCTCCCCACGATCGCACGGTGGATCACCGCGGGGCGGTGCTCGGCGTTGTCGGCGCCGATGTACTTCAAGTCGAACCGGCGCGGCATCTCGTAATCGAGCTGGATCGTGGCGCACTGCCATTTGCGGCCGATCGCATCGGTGACGTCGACGTCGATCTTGGGGCCGTAGAAGGCACCCTCACCCGCCGCACGCGTGAAGGGCTGTCCGGCCGCATCGAGCGCGTGGGCGAGCTGCTCCTGGGCGCGGTCCCACGAGCCAGCCTCACCGAGGAAGTCTTCGGGCCGCGTCGACAGCTTGACCGCATAGCTCAAGCCGAAGTCGCCGTACACGCGCTGGATGAGCCGCAGCAGCCGCTCGATCTCCTCGCGAATCTGCTCCTCGGTCAGGAAGCAATGCGCATCGTCCTGAGAGAACTGTCGAACGCGTGTCAATCCCGAGAGCACACCGGACGCCTCCTTGCGGTGGAGCGGCGTCTGCTCGTAGAAGCGCAGCGGCAGATCGCGGTAGCTCCGTCCCTCGCTGGCGAACACCAGGAAGTGGCCGGGGCAGTTCATCGGCTTGACGCTCATCTGCTCCTCTTCGGCCTCGATGAGGAACATGTTGTCGCGATAGTGGTCCCAGTGGCCAGACGTTTCCCAGAGCGCCTTGTTGAAGATGAGCGGCGTCTTGATCTCGATATAGCCCTCAGGGACGAGCACCTCACGCATGTACGCGGCGAGCAGATTGTAGAGCGTCGTCCCTTTCGCCAGCCAAAAGGCGGCGCCCGGCGCCCACGGATGAGACGTGAACAGCCCGAGCTCCTTGCCTAGCTTGCGATGGTCTCGCTTCTTGGCCTCTTCGAGCCGATGCAGATGCGCGTCGAGCGCCGCGCGTGACGGGAACGCCGTCCCAGAGATGCGCTGCATGGGCTGGTTGCGCGCATCGCCTTTCCAGTACGCGTTCGAGGTCGAGAGCAGCTTGAACGCCTCGAGCCGGCCGGTCGACGGGACGTGCGGGCCCACGCAGAAGTCGACGAACGTCTGACGATCCTTGATCGGGTAGCAGGAGACCTCGCGTTGTCCGGCCGTCTTCTCCTCGATCAGCTCCATTTTCAGTGGCTCGCCGCGAGCTCGAAAGAAGTCGATGGCTTCCTGGCGCGGCCACATCTGTCGCTCGAACGCGAGATCCTGAGCCGCGAGCTCACGCATCTTCGTCTCGATGTCCGCGAGGTCGGCAGGCACGAACGGCCGCGACACGACGAAATCGTAGAAGAACCCTTCGTCGGTGGCCGGGCCGATCCCACACTGCGCTTCGGGAAAGAGCGCGGTCACCGCGGCTGCGAGCAGGTGCGCCGTGCTGTGCCGATACACCATCAGCGCTTCGGGCTGATCTGGCGTGATGAAGCGAACCGTCGCGTCGGCCTCGAGCGGATACGTCAGATCCACGAGGCGGTCGTCGACCGACGCGACGAGGGCGTCGGCAGCCAGTCGCGGTGAAATCGTGGCGGCGAGGTCGTGCACAACAGTACCGGAGGGCACGCTGCGGACGGAGCCATCGGGAAGCGTGACGGTGAGGTGAGCCATGCGGTATTACGCGCGCCAAGATTCCTAGGGGCCGACGACGCGTTCGGCGAACGCGCCCTCCCATCGCCGTGGTAGGGACGCCTCGCCGAGGCGTCCGCGCCTGAGTATCAATGGATTGGTAGGCACGGGCGGACTCGAACCGCCGACCTCCTGCGTGTCAAGCAGGCGCTCTAACCACTGAGCTACGCGCCTACAGCTTGGAGTACAAGCCCTTGCGCGACCGCTCATGATAACAGCCGGCCGCGAGGCGCGTCAATTGTAGCGCGGGCCTTTAGGCCTGCCTGCGGCCGCACCATTACCATGCCTGTCCGATGGGCAGGCCTGAAGGCCTGCGCTACGTACGGAGACACCTGGTTAAGCTCTCTGGGTGCTGGGTGACGTGGGGAGGTCGGCAGAACCGGTTGCAGGGGCGCTGCCCGGCGCAGGTCGTCACGGTGGGAGCCGGGAGCGGCGCACCGCCTCGCCGGCTTGGCTCTCGGCCCCACCATCTCGTTCGTCAGAGGCGCGCGCGGAATGTCAGTTGATCGCCGACTTCAACGCCTTGCCAGGCGTGAACCGCACGACGCGCCGCTTTGGAATCTTGATGGTTGCTCCGGTCTGGGGGTTGCGCGCGGTCCGCGCTTTGCGCTGAGCGGTCTTGAACGTGCCGAAGCCGACGAACGTCACCGCGGTACCCTTCTTCAGCGACTTCTTGAGGCCCTCGAAGAAGGAGTCAAGGGCCGCTGCCGCAGCGGTCTTCGTAATGCCAGTGTCCTTCGCAATCTTGGCGATCAGATCCTGCTTGTTCATGGAGCCTCCTTGCGGTTTGTCTCACGCGCGCACGGCGCCACCGCAGTCGTGTCCATCGCTTATACGCGAGCGATCTCGGGCTGTCAAGCAGGAATCAGTCGTGAGAGGCCGAAAAATCGCGACATTTTGCAGGTGCGTGCGCATCGCATGGCGTGTGGAGCGCACGCGCGCGACCAGCGGCGATGAGCCCTCGCGCTGCGTCCGAGTAAGATGAGGCAATGGTGAACGTCGATGCGCTCGTTCTCGACTACGGCGGCGTGCTCTGTTGCGACCAGCCCGCGACGATCGTCGAGACCATGATGCGCTCCGTGTCGGCCACCGCCGAGCGCTGGCACGAGGCGTACTGGCGATACCGTCGTGACTACGACCTTGGGCTTCCGGCCGCGGTGTACTGGGAACGCGTCCTCCACGATCTCGCGCCGCCTTCGCTCGCCTCCGGCGAGCTTCCCCCCTCCGCTGTCTATTCGGCGAGGCCTCGCCGAAGCTCGCCATTGGCGAGCGAAGGCGGGGACGATGGGTTCGTCTCGCAGCTCGTCGAGCTGGACGTCCAGTCCTGGCTGGTCTACCGCGAAGAGGTGTGGGAGATCGCACGCAGGTTCCGAGCGCGCGGGAGACGCGTGGGGATGCTGTCGAACGGCATCCCAGAAGTCATGG
This window encodes:
- the thrS gene encoding threonine--tRNA ligase; translation: MAHLTVTLPDGSVRSVPSGTVVHDLAATISPRLAADALVASVDDRLVDLTYPLEADATVRFITPDQPEALMVYRHSTAHLLAAAVTALFPEAQCGIGPATDEGFFYDFVVSRPFVPADLADIETKMRELAAQDLAFERQMWPRQEAIDFFRARGEPLKMELIEEKTAGQREVSCYPIKDRQTFVDFCVGPHVPSTGRLEAFKLLSTSNAYWKGDARNQPMQRISGTAFPSRAALDAHLHRLEEAKKRDHRKLGKELGLFTSHPWAPGAAFWLAKGTTLYNLLAAYMREVLVPEGYIEIKTPLIFNKALWETSGHWDHYRDNMFLIEAEEEQMSVKPMNCPGHFLVFASEGRSYRDLPLRFYEQTPLHRKEASGVLSGLTRVRQFSQDDAHCFLTEEQIREEIERLLRLIQRVYGDFGLSYAVKLSTRPEDFLGEAGSWDRAQEQLAHALDAAGQPFTRAAGEGAFYGPKIDVDVTDAIGRKWQCATIQLDYEMPRRFDLKYIGADNAEHRPAVIHRAIVGSFERFIALLIEHYAGAFPLWLAPVQVLVLPISDKHVEYARQVHATLERAELRAGLDDRTEKIGYKIREAQLQKVPYMLVVGNREAAERTVAVRSRSEGDLGSFSVDELVGQLREESASKGQRILSSVQS
- a CDS encoding HAD-IA family hydrolase; its protein translation is MVNVDALVLDYGGVLCCDQPATIVETMMRSVSATAERWHEAYWRYRRDYDLGLPAAVYWERVLHDLAPPSLASGELPPSAVYSARPRRSSPLASEGGDDGFVSQLVELDVQSWLVYREEVWEIARRFRARGRRVGMLSNGIPEVMARLRAERALDEWFDTVVVSYELGIVKPDPAIYQACLDRLNVAPARALFVDDRRENVDVAAQLGWQTLHFAGEDVVARLRAMVDAE
- a CDS encoding DNA-binding protein HU (histone-like DNA-binding protein) codes for the protein MNKQDLIAKIAKDTGITKTAAAAALDSFFEGLKKSLKKGTAVTFVGFGTFKTAQRKARTARNPQTGATIKIPKRRVVRFTPGKALKSAIN